One Spirochaeta africana DSM 8902 genomic window carries:
- the fliH gene encoding flagellar assembly protein FliH, with the protein MAKNVFRAFEVTPSSTKVHIPPPGHVVEQPIDLDEVEEYTGPTADELRREAEEFKERWEQEREQMIEDARKQAQEIIQEAENTAFEEVKRKTEQANNAKQEADEQAGRIVAEAEERAKEIVAEAEKNAEMVELEARQRGLEAGRQEGYQDGAAEAERLVGRLHTIIDAAIQRRNDIIEESEGQIVQLVLQIAKKVIKVISENQKNIVVNNVVQSLRKMKKRSDVTIRVNLADLKLTTQHTQQITEKIETVQNVKILEDSTVDPGGCIIETDFGQIDARIATQLQEIEDQILQLVPIKARSSIGGA; encoded by the coding sequence ATGGCGAAAAACGTATTCAGAGCATTCGAGGTGACGCCTTCGTCGACCAAGGTGCATATTCCTCCTCCGGGACATGTGGTTGAGCAGCCGATCGATCTTGATGAGGTCGAGGAGTATACCGGCCCGACCGCTGATGAGCTGCGGCGCGAGGCGGAGGAGTTCAAGGAGCGCTGGGAACAGGAGCGCGAGCAGATGATCGAGGACGCCCGCAAGCAGGCGCAGGAGATCATTCAGGAAGCCGAGAACACTGCCTTCGAAGAGGTGAAGCGCAAGACCGAGCAGGCGAACAATGCCAAGCAGGAGGCTGATGAGCAGGCCGGGCGTATCGTTGCCGAGGCCGAGGAGCGTGCCAAAGAGATTGTCGCCGAGGCAGAAAAGAATGCCGAAATGGTAGAGCTTGAGGCACGCCAACGCGGGCTGGAGGCGGGACGCCAGGAGGGGTATCAGGATGGGGCTGCCGAGGCTGAACGGCTGGTCGGTCGCCTGCATACCATTATTGATGCAGCAATACAGCGACGCAATGATATTATCGAGGAAAGTGAGGGGCAGATTGTCCAGCTGGTCCTGCAGATTGCCAAGAAGGTTATCAAGGTAATATCCGAGAATCAGAAGAATATCGTGGTGAACAACGTCGTGCAGTCACTGCGCAAGATGAAGAAACGGTCGGATGTAACGATTCGGGTGAATCTGGCCGACCTGAAACTGACCACTCAGCATACACAGCAGATAACCGAAAAGATTGAAACCGTGCAAAACGTGAAAATTCTGGAGGACTCAACCGTGGACCCGGGCGGGTGCATCATCGAAACCGATTTCGGGCAGATAGATGCGCGCATCGCCACACAGCTGCAGGAGATCGAGGATCAGATACTGCAGCTGGTACCGATAAAGGCTCGCAGCAGTATCGGGGGGGCATAA
- the flgD gene encoding flagellar hook assembly protein FlgD, protein METFSGTDISKTISSQDMAQTRRMVEATNVDLTGKREVSGDLGKDDFLKLLITQLSNQDPTNPMEDREFIAQMAQFSSLEQMTNLNSEFKAMSRMLGAGQAMNLLGKDVAVYDGDSRIEGSVTEVTTGSVPMVMVNDRYYSLEDVQSIRTPQQQLNQNVN, encoded by the coding sequence ATGGAGACATTCAGCGGAACCGATATTTCAAAAACAATCAGCTCGCAGGATATGGCGCAGACCCGTCGGATGGTGGAGGCGACCAACGTTGATCTTACCGGCAAGCGGGAGGTGAGCGGCGACCTGGGCAAGGATGATTTTCTTAAGCTGCTGATTACCCAGCTTTCCAATCAGGATCCTACCAATCCCATGGAGGATCGGGAGTTTATCGCACAAATGGCACAGTTTTCCTCGTTGGAACAGATGACCAATCTGAACAGCGAGTTCAAGGCAATGAGCCGAATGCTTGGCGCCGGGCAGGCCATGAACCTGTTGGGTAAGGATGTAGCCGTGTATGACGGCGACAGCCGCATCGAAGGATCGGTTACCGAGGTAACCACCGGCAGTGTGCCGATGGTGATGGTGAATGATCGCTATTACTCGCTGGAGGATGTGCAGTCCATCCGCACTCCGCAACAGCAGCTTAACCAGAACGTGAACTAA
- the fliF gene encoding flagellar basal-body MS-ring/collar protein FliF: MNDFLQKTVSQIKTVWGKWSVAQKAIFIGVIAAAIIGLVVLTSVSTSSPWVPLFSQPVTDQASLDRIRSRLDQENINSTVTGEGVIMVPDAATARRMRAVLTREDLVPSGTDPWSLFDIDRWTQTDFERNVNLRRAITRQLQDHIVSLEDVDAASVILEMPERELFAEDQTPFTASVIITPKPGSNIAEDRKKIEGIEKLIQFAVAGLAPENITITDRSGRVLNDFVNLADFDRLELTRRELELVRNRERQFRTEIQRALSTIYTPSRFVVTNINVDMDMGKRTEETEEFFPIEIRPNNPRTPFDDSERIMSVTRSVRSFDEHYEGTGFNPEGPPGQEGQMPPGYKDLEGLVGRYNRTEQQVNNEINRRFIQEEKSPEVRRITVSVALDGIWRKVYDDRGQVQIENNQVVREYTPVSSEELAHARELIEAAVGYNRDRGDVVTVQHIQFDRTSQFAEEDQEFLRRQQVQQIVLYVLIGIAILLVSFIAFRLISREIERRRRLREEELARQHQAMREAALRSAEEEGTEVEMSVEERARLELQEHAINMAREHPEDVAQLIRTWLMEE; this comes from the coding sequence ATGAACGATTTTTTACAGAAGACGGTAAGTCAGATCAAGACCGTCTGGGGAAAATGGAGCGTCGCACAGAAAGCGATCTTTATCGGGGTTATCGCCGCCGCCATTATCGGGCTGGTAGTGCTGACCAGTGTGAGTACCTCTTCGCCCTGGGTGCCGCTGTTCAGCCAGCCGGTAACTGATCAGGCCTCGCTGGATCGTATTCGCTCACGGCTCGACCAGGAAAATATCAACTCGACGGTAACCGGCGAGGGGGTGATCATGGTGCCGGATGCGGCGACAGCACGCCGCATGCGTGCGGTGCTGACCCGTGAGGATCTGGTGCCGTCCGGCACAGATCCATGGTCGCTGTTCGATATCGACCGATGGACCCAGACGGATTTCGAACGCAACGTCAATCTGCGCCGTGCAATCACCCGGCAACTTCAGGATCACATCGTTTCGCTTGAGGATGTAGACGCTGCCAGCGTAATCCTGGAAATGCCGGAGCGGGAGCTGTTCGCGGAGGATCAGACCCCGTTTACCGCGTCGGTCATAATTACCCCGAAACCTGGATCCAATATCGCCGAGGATCGCAAAAAGATTGAAGGTATAGAGAAACTGATCCAGTTCGCTGTAGCGGGGCTGGCTCCGGAAAACATCACCATCACCGACCGCAGCGGTCGGGTGCTCAACGATTTCGTGAATCTGGCTGATTTTGACCGCCTGGAGCTGACCCGGCGTGAACTGGAGCTCGTGCGTAACCGTGAACGGCAGTTTCGCACCGAGATACAGCGCGCGCTGTCTACCATCTATACGCCCAGCCGGTTCGTGGTTACCAACATCAACGTTGATATGGATATGGGCAAGCGAACCGAGGAAACCGAGGAATTTTTTCCCATCGAGATTCGGCCGAATAACCCGCGTACGCCATTCGACGACAGCGAGCGGATTATGTCGGTTACCCGCAGTGTGCGCAGTTTCGATGAGCACTATGAAGGTACCGGCTTTAACCCTGAGGGTCCTCCCGGCCAGGAAGGTCAGATGCCGCCGGGATACAAGGATCTTGAAGGTCTGGTTGGCCGGTATAATCGTACCGAACAGCAGGTGAATAACGAGATCAATCGCCGCTTTATCCAGGAAGAAAAGAGTCCCGAGGTGCGCCGGATTACGGTGTCGGTCGCGTTGGACGGTATCTGGCGCAAGGTATATGACGACCGGGGGCAGGTGCAGATCGAGAACAATCAGGTGGTGCGTGAATATACCCCGGTTTCCAGTGAAGAGCTGGCACATGCCCGGGAGCTTATCGAAGCAGCGGTGGGGTATAACCGTGATCGTGGTGATGTGGTAACGGTACAGCACATCCAGTTCGACCGCACCAGTCAGTTCGCTGAGGAGGACCAGGAGTTCCTGCGGCGCCAGCAGGTTCAGCAGATTGTTCTGTACGTGCTTATTGGTATTGCCATCCTGCTGGTATCGTTTATCGCCTTCCGTCTTATCTCGCGCGAGATCGAGCGTCGGCGCCGGCTGCGAGAGGAAGAACTCGCACGGCAGCACCAGGCAATGCGTGAGGCTGCCTTGCGCAGTGCCGAGGAAGAAGGTACCGAGGTCGAGATGTCGGTCGAGGAGCGAGCCCGGCTGGAACTGCAGGAGCATGCGATCAATATGGCGCGTGAGCATCCCGAGGATGTTGCCCAGCTTATCCGCACCTGGTTGATGGAGGAGTAG
- the fliJ gene encoding flagellar export protein FliJ, whose protein sequence is MRRFQFRLQHLLNMRSHLRKGVEHRLGAITAECNRLDDEIAGLYHRRRSASQSSSGADKGAVLLDISYRAGFVAWIDQQVEQLQRERAAAEQKRLAVVEEYHEALREEKVLQKLRERRADEYYQEAQRYEEKVVEDIVTDRYIRERGGDGRSQ, encoded by the coding sequence GTGCGTAGATTCCAGTTTCGTCTGCAGCATTTGCTCAATATGCGCAGCCACCTGCGGAAGGGGGTGGAGCATCGCCTGGGGGCGATTACAGCTGAATGCAATCGTCTCGATGACGAGATTGCCGGGTTGTATCATCGTCGCAGATCTGCCAGTCAGAGCAGCAGCGGAGCAGACAAAGGTGCCGTCCTGCTGGATATCAGCTATCGAGCCGGGTTTGTCGCCTGGATAGACCAGCAGGTAGAACAGCTGCAGCGAGAGCGGGCAGCTGCCGAGCAGAAGCGCCTGGCGGTGGTCGAGGAGTATCATGAAGCGTTGCGCGAGGAAAAGGTGCTGCAGAAGCTGCGTGAACGCCGGGCAGATGAATACTATCAGGAAGCACAGCGGTACGAGGAAAAAGTCGTAGAGGATATCGTAACCGACCGTTATATTCGCGAAAGGGGGGGAGATGGCCGGTCACAGTAA
- the fliE gene encoding flagellar hook-basal body complex protein FliE, giving the protein MMNGLNIQQVHGDQFSLLRTHQTHLAAPGDSPQQPESAGFGNMLMNSLKEVNTLQNEAAELSVTAALNPDKVDAHDVTIATAKAELALNLTKNVVDRVVQGYKDIINLR; this is encoded by the coding sequence ATGATGAATGGACTGAATATACAACAGGTGCACGGAGATCAGTTTTCTCTGCTGCGTACACACCAGACCCATCTCGCAGCCCCTGGCGACAGTCCGCAGCAGCCGGAGTCTGCGGGGTTCGGTAACATGCTCATGAACAGCCTGAAAGAGGTTAATACCCTGCAGAATGAGGCTGCCGAGCTTTCGGTTACCGCTGCGCTGAATCCGGACAAGGTGGATGCTCATGATGTTACCATCGCCACTGCCAAGGCCGAGCTCGCACTTAACCTGACAAAAAATGTTGTAGACAGAGTTGTTCAGGGTTACAAGGATATTATCAATCTGCGTTAG
- the flgC gene encoding flagellar basal body rod protein FlgC, which translates to MGMFQAINTAASGLSAQRLRQDVIADNIANASTTRTPEGGPFRRSRVIVRPRVEQPYWRTPFLPENMDNGIGKGVRVTGIEKDMDEPPRLVYDPTHPDAIRSGPREGYVEMPNVNIVEEMVDMISASRSYDANSQVINGAKQMFQRALNIGRA; encoded by the coding sequence ATGGGAATGTTTCAGGCAATTAATACCGCAGCCAGCGGGTTGAGCGCACAGCGGTTGCGACAGGATGTGATTGCTGACAATATCGCCAATGCCAGCACTACCCGGACGCCGGAGGGGGGACCATTCCGTCGCAGTCGGGTGATCGTCCGTCCCCGGGTTGAGCAGCCATACTGGCGCACGCCGTTCCTGCCCGAAAATATGGATAACGGTATCGGAAAAGGGGTCAGGGTAACCGGGATCGAAAAGGACATGGATGAGCCGCCGCGACTGGTTTACGATCCAACCCATCCTGATGCCATCAGGAGCGGTCCGCGGGAAGGATATGTCGAGATGCCGAATGTTAATATCGTGGAGGAAATGGTAGACATGATTTCCGCATCGCGCAGTTATGATGCCAACAGTCAGGTGATCAACGGTGCCAAGCAGATGTTTCAGCGGGCACTCAATATAGGAAGAGCATAA
- a CDS encoding FliI/YscN family ATPase, with the protein MSMFDKYAQVIETIEPMRYSGEVVSIKGLLIESHGPQAVLGEVCTIEIPRTGKTVYAEVIGIQDTIIQLMPYQEPEGIELGCRVVATGQPLQAPVSLNMLGRVIDAMGRPVDGKGPLQIDGTYPVFNTPPEALQRSMISEQLQTGVRVIDGLSAVGKGQRLGIFAGSGVGKSTIISMVARNTNADINVIALIGERGREVREFIENDLGEEGLARSIVVVSTSDTPALARLRGGYVATAIAEYFRDQGNDVLLLFDSVTRFAMAQREIGLTRGEAPASRGFTPSMFAELPRLLERTGTSDRGSITGFYSILVEGDDMNEPVSDTVRGILDGHIVLSRSLAEKYHYPAVDALASLSRLANKVTTAQMQKAAGQIRRLLAVYRDAEDLIHVGAYHHGSNPDIDAAIELLPKINAFLRQGVMERSSLPEVMYAMQEITGIEIPGADAGSDQRDKAQTETEPGRA; encoded by the coding sequence ATGTCGATGTTCGATAAATATGCACAGGTTATCGAGACAATTGAACCGATGCGCTACAGCGGCGAGGTGGTATCCATCAAGGGACTGCTGATCGAGAGCCACGGCCCGCAGGCGGTTCTGGGTGAGGTGTGTACCATCGAGATCCCGCGCACCGGCAAGACGGTGTATGCCGAGGTTATCGGTATACAGGATACGATAATTCAGCTGATGCCGTATCAGGAGCCTGAGGGAATAGAGCTGGGATGCCGCGTTGTCGCAACCGGACAGCCGCTGCAGGCCCCGGTATCACTGAACATGCTTGGCAGGGTAATCGATGCCATGGGGCGTCCTGTTGACGGCAAGGGGCCGCTGCAGATAGATGGTACCTATCCGGTATTCAATACCCCTCCCGAAGCCCTGCAGCGCAGTATGATCAGCGAGCAGCTGCAGACCGGGGTACGGGTAATTGACGGACTGAGCGCGGTCGGTAAGGGACAGCGTCTGGGAATTTTTGCCGGCAGCGGGGTAGGGAAATCCACCATAATCAGTATGGTGGCACGCAATACGAATGCCGACATCAATGTGATTGCACTTATCGGCGAGCGTGGACGCGAGGTGCGTGAATTTATCGAGAACGACCTGGGTGAAGAAGGGTTGGCCCGTTCCATCGTGGTGGTCTCGACCTCCGATACACCGGCCCTGGCGCGACTGCGGGGTGGTTATGTGGCGACTGCTATTGCCGAGTATTTTCGGGATCAGGGGAATGATGTATTACTGCTGTTCGACTCGGTTACCCGTTTTGCCATGGCTCAACGTGAAATTGGCCTGACACGTGGAGAGGCGCCAGCCAGTCGGGGGTTTACCCCCTCAATGTTTGCCGAGCTGCCGCGTCTGCTGGAGCGAACCGGTACCTCGGATCGTGGCAGCATCACCGGTTTCTACTCGATTCTTGTCGAGGGTGATGACATGAACGAGCCGGTGTCCGATACCGTGCGGGGTATACTCGACGGCCATATTGTCCTGAGTCGTTCGCTGGCCGAAAAATATCACTATCCCGCGGTTGATGCCCTGGCCAGCCTGTCGCGTCTGGCGAACAAGGTAACCACTGCACAGATGCAGAAAGCGGCCGGTCAGATTCGTCGATTGCTGGCAGTATATCGTGATGCCGAAGACCTGATACACGTGGGCGCCTATCATCATGGAAGCAATCCGGATATAGATGCCGCCATCGAACTGTTGCCCAAAATCAATGCCTTTCTGCGGCAGGGGGTGATGGAGCGCAGCAGTCTGCCCGAGGTGATGTACGCCATGCAGGAGATTACCGGAATCGAGATCCCTGGTGCAGATGCCGGAAGCGATCAGCGCGACAAGGCGCAGACAGAAACGGAGCCGGGACGTGCGTAG
- a CDS encoding periplasmic-type flagellar collar protein FlbB, which produces MAGHSKVGPGPRILGLLLLIVVFLIGGSLWFDYLGIIDVSSLYAPVFRAVGLQARGSRVPADDPGLLDSVRLTKERESLQLREQELNGLEDELTERSRELDRLQSELEERESLLEERENSFNQRVTRYDNRRENLIRNSQDLTNMRLENAVGILLSYDDQLLIETLRVTEELAQQEGEMSLVSVWLSEFPPERAADIQRKMTIRPEG; this is translated from the coding sequence ATGGCCGGTCACAGTAAGGTTGGACCTGGTCCCAGAATTCTGGGGCTTCTACTGCTTATCGTGGTTTTTCTTATAGGTGGATCGCTCTGGTTTGATTACCTTGGCATAATTGATGTGAGCTCATTGTACGCACCGGTTTTCCGGGCGGTAGGACTGCAGGCTCGTGGTTCGCGCGTGCCAGCTGATGATCCCGGCCTGCTGGACTCTGTGCGCCTGACCAAGGAACGTGAGTCACTGCAGCTGCGGGAGCAGGAACTGAACGGTCTGGAGGATGAACTGACGGAACGCAGCCGGGAACTCGATCGACTGCAGTCAGAACTGGAAGAACGGGAAAGTCTTCTGGAAGAACGTGAGAATTCATTTAATCAAAGGGTAACTCGGTACGACAATAGAAGAGAGAACCTGATCCGGAATTCTCAGGACCTGACGAATATGCGTCTTGAGAATGCGGTAGGGATTCTACTCAGCTATGACGATCAGTTGCTGATAGAAACCCTGCGAGTTACCGAGGAGCTTGCCCAGCAAGAGGGCGAGATGTCTCTGGTCTCGGTCTGGCTCTCGGAATTCCCCCCGGAGCGTGCCGCTGATATTCAGCGAAAGATGACGATACGCCCCGAGGGATAA
- the fliG gene encoding flagellar motor switch protein FliG, with protein sequence MAKKTAQAGAAAPPKKSGTKKDLNGRQKAAIFLVSLGSEISSEIFKHLREDEIETLTFEIARLEAVDSEDRDRVLMEFQELMMAQDFITTGGIDYARELLEKSLGSQKAVDIINRLTSSLQVRPFDFIRRTDPTQLLNFIQQEHPQTIALILAYLDPPKASVILAQLEHEVQSDVAKRISTMDRTSPEVLREVERVLEKKLSTLSSEDYTAAGGVESIVEILNLVDRTTEKSIIESLEEEDPELAEEIKKRMFVFEDIVMLDDRAIQKVLREVDTAELAKALKSVEGEVQDKIFRNMSKRASTLLKEDMEYMGPIRMKDVEEAQQKIVSIIRKLEEQGEIVVARAGEDELVV encoded by the coding sequence ATGGCAAAAAAGACTGCACAAGCCGGCGCTGCTGCCCCGCCGAAGAAATCGGGAACCAAAAAGGACCTGAATGGTCGCCAGAAGGCGGCTATATTTCTGGTGTCGCTCGGGTCCGAGATCTCCTCCGAGATTTTCAAGCATCTGCGCGAGGATGAAATCGAAACGCTGACCTTCGAGATCGCCCGACTGGAGGCGGTGGACTCCGAGGATCGTGATCGGGTGCTGATGGAGTTCCAGGAGCTGATGATGGCTCAGGACTTTATCACCACCGGCGGTATCGATTACGCCCGGGAGTTGCTGGAGAAGTCGCTGGGTTCCCAGAAGGCGGTGGACATCATAAATCGCCTGACCTCGTCCCTGCAGGTGCGGCCGTTTGATTTTATCCGGCGTACCGATCCGACACAGCTGCTTAACTTTATCCAGCAGGAGCATCCGCAGACGATCGCGCTGATACTGGCCTACCTTGATCCTCCCAAGGCCTCGGTGATTCTGGCTCAGCTCGAACATGAGGTCCAGTCCGATGTGGCCAAGCGAATCAGTACCATGGACCGCACCAGTCCGGAGGTGCTTCGCGAGGTGGAGCGCGTGCTGGAGAAGAAACTTTCCACCCTGTCGTCCGAGGACTACACCGCAGCTGGCGGGGTAGAAAGTATTGTCGAGATCCTGAACCTGGTAGACCGCACTACCGAGAAGAGCATTATCGAGTCTCTGGAGGAAGAGGATCCCGAGCTCGCCGAAGAGATCAAGAAACGGATGTTCGTCTTTGAAGACATCGTTATGCTGGATGACCGTGCGATACAGAAGGTGCTGCGCGAGGTTGATACTGCCGAACTTGCCAAAGCACTGAAGTCTGTGGAGGGCGAGGTTCAGGACAAGATTTTCCGGAATATGTCAAAACGTGCCTCCACTCTGCTGAAAGAGGATATGGAGTATATGGGGCCAATCCGTATGAAGGATGTGGAAGAGGCCCAGCAGAAGATTGTATCCATCATTCGCAAGCTGGAGGAACAGGGCGAGATCGTGGTTGCCCGTGCCGGCGAAGACGAGCTGGTGGTGTAA
- a CDS encoding flagellar hook-length control protein FliK: MTLDFLQVNPERSTVLEQAGSFGVLPVSTGPSFYELLTRPGDSVRENPPDPSAYPPPDTTNQASEDDPLEDADNPDRDRIDHRAVAELLQHLPPQTQPDSGERGLSLDAARLADRVADAARALAESEQVSDESGELRAAEHEGDRLSIEEIEQIRSDAGLSDAGAADRIASLLDTQKSSRVHPDESTGTSVKDSRSAGASSEVSRLSASAEEAEAAVARRIQRAAAAHMAAEAGQEDARAAAEPPARTALQQLKVPGEESDTRESGVVRQAAGRDAAEGSRRTLVQIVDLRRDDRPTRIEQFRAELRQEAGGRSAGLRGEAAGRGGSSFAGQDTNSGGSGGQPGQDFGSRNGFAREIMDRFFRGDSGTSRQGDAGEPAFAAMMQRTQSVQPMPQQLSADAARMLSGKFQEHLSSDIVRQAKFVLRDGDAGEIRLRLRPESLGSVQIMLDVEDSVIAARILVENSSVRQVFEQQAAELVRAFEEAGLALGSMEVSVGNEDNPGTPGESAEPRQLHADRQDSRHVEALGDSVRDIAMLGNGDRLINLMA; the protein is encoded by the coding sequence GTGACCCTGGACTTTCTCCAGGTGAATCCCGAGCGATCTACGGTCCTGGAACAGGCCGGCAGCTTTGGCGTACTGCCGGTTTCAACCGGCCCAAGCTTTTATGAGCTGCTGACACGACCCGGTGACAGTGTTCGGGAGAATCCCCCTGACCCGTCGGCCTACCCGCCGCCGGATACAACGAACCAAGCCAGCGAGGATGACCCGCTGGAGGATGCTGACAATCCCGATCGTGACCGCATAGATCATCGGGCCGTAGCCGAGCTGCTGCAGCACCTCCCGCCGCAGACACAGCCGGATTCCGGGGAGCGAGGGCTCTCCCTCGATGCCGCCAGGCTTGCCGATCGTGTGGCTGATGCCGCCAGAGCACTGGCCGAATCGGAACAGGTATCCGATGAGTCTGGCGAACTGCGTGCCGCAGAACACGAGGGCGACCGGTTGTCTATCGAAGAGATAGAGCAGATCCGCAGCGATGCCGGGCTTTCGGATGCCGGTGCTGCAGACCGCATAGCGTCCCTGCTGGATACCCAGAAAAGCAGCCGTGTCCACCCCGATGAATCAACCGGTACATCCGTTAAGGACTCGCGTTCAGCAGGCGCCAGCAGTGAAGTCTCCAGGCTGTCTGCCTCGGCTGAGGAAGCCGAGGCCGCAGTCGCCCGCAGAATCCAGCGAGCTGCTGCCGCACACATGGCCGCTGAAGCCGGGCAGGAAGATGCCCGTGCTGCAGCAGAGCCACCTGCGCGGACAGCCCTGCAGCAGCTCAAAGTGCCCGGCGAGGAATCTGACACCCGTGAATCAGGGGTGGTCAGGCAGGCCGCCGGGCGTGATGCCGCCGAGGGCAGTCGACGCACCCTGGTGCAGATTGTTGATCTCCGACGTGATGATCGACCCACCCGCATCGAGCAGTTTCGGGCCGAACTGCGTCAGGAAGCAGGCGGGCGCAGTGCGGGGCTTCGCGGTGAGGCTGCCGGGCGCGGCGGCAGTTCATTTGCAGGGCAGGACACCAACAGCGGCGGTTCCGGCGGACAGCCCGGGCAGGATTTCGGCAGCCGCAACGGATTTGCCCGTGAGATAATGGACCGCTTCTTTCGGGGTGATTCCGGGACCTCCCGCCAGGGGGATGCCGGAGAACCGGCCTTTGCTGCGATGATGCAGCGCACGCAGTCGGTGCAGCCGATGCCCCAGCAGTTGAGTGCAGACGCCGCCAGAATGTTGTCTGGCAAGTTTCAGGAACACTTGAGTTCAGACATCGTGCGGCAGGCAAAATTCGTTCTGCGTGACGGTGATGCCGGAGAGATCCGCCTGCGCTTGCGCCCGGAATCGCTCGGCTCGGTTCAGATTATGCTGGATGTTGAAGATAGTGTTATAGCTGCCCGGATTTTGGTCGAGAATTCAAGTGTACGCCAGGTGTTTGAGCAGCAGGCGGCCGAACTTGTGCGGGCCTTTGAGGAAGCCGGGCTTGCGCTCGGATCGATGGAGGTGTCGGTTGGCAACGAGGATAATCCCGGAACCCCGGGAGAGTCGGCAGAGCCGCGACAGCTGCACGCCGATCGTCAGGACAGCCGGCATGTCGAGGCACTGGGTGACAGTGTTCGGGATATCGCCATGCTGGGCAACGGCGATCGCCTGATCAACCTGATGGCATAA
- the flgE gene encoding flagellar hook protein FlgE, producing the protein MMRSLYSGVSGLQNHQVRMDVIGNNISNVNTTGFKKGRVNFQDLLSQNMRGAARPTDELGGVNPQQVGLGANIAAIDTIHSQGSLQTTGNKTDVAIQGDGMFVMRSGDQNFFTRNGVFSLDADGVLVNPANGMRVQGWQAELVDGETMINTSESIGDLQIPVGGKDPARATTLVEIASNLNKNTPVIGEDATNREIQEGTWSTSYDIYDSFGNNHELRVSYTRDPDTPNQWIGTVEVNPNEEGIIPEISIGGIAAGEGTNTFTVQFDNAGTLESISHGAGGLIDEGELTLDIAFQVPETAIPDVIDPETVDPSFVGEPGEQITQTLTVQLGRVGAFENSTTQYSSASSNKVFRQNGYAMGYLEDFRIDQSGQITGVYSNGTNRALGQIALASFVNPGGLEKVGETNFRTTINSGDPDVGPAGTMGKGQFIAGALEMSNVDLSEEFTDMIVTQRGFQANSKTIQTTDQMLQEVLTLKR; encoded by the coding sequence ATGATGAGATCACTTTATTCCGGCGTTTCCGGATTGCAGAACCACCAGGTCCGCATGGATGTTATTGGTAACAATATCTCCAATGTAAACACCACCGGCTTCAAGAAAGGGCGGGTGAACTTCCAGGACCTCCTGTCGCAGAACATGCGAGGGGCGGCGCGACCAACCGATGAGCTTGGCGGGGTAAACCCCCAGCAGGTCGGGCTCGGGGCAAACATTGCCGCTATTGACACCATACATTCGCAGGGGTCCCTGCAGACCACCGGCAACAAGACAGACGTTGCTATTCAGGGCGACGGCATGTTTGTGATGCGTTCCGGAGATCAGAACTTTTTTACCCGTAACGGGGTATTCAGCCTGGATGCCGACGGGGTGCTGGTGAATCCGGCCAACGGTATGCGCGTGCAGGGGTGGCAGGCGGAACTGGTAGATGGCGAAACCATGATCAACACCAGTGAGAGTATTGGTGATCTGCAGATTCCTGTTGGCGGCAAGGACCCGGCCAGGGCGACCACCCTGGTCGAGATTGCATCCAACCTGAACAAGAACACCCCGGTGATCGGGGAGGATGCCACAAATCGCGAAATCCAGGAGGGTACCTGGTCAACCTCATACGATATCTACGATTCATTCGGAAATAATCATGAATTACGGGTAAGCTACACCCGTGATCCCGATACCCCGAATCAATGGATTGGTACGGTAGAGGTCAATCCCAACGAGGAGGGGATTATCCCGGAGATTTCGATAGGCGGGATTGCTGCCGGGGAGGGAACCAACACCTTCACCGTGCAGTTTGACAACGCCGGGACCCTTGAGTCCATCAGTCATGGTGCCGGCGGTCTTATCGACGAGGGTGAGTTGACCCTGGACATAGCATTCCAGGTTCCCGAGACTGCTATTCCTGATGTGATAGACCCGGAAACGGTTGATCCCAGCTTTGTTGGTGAGCCCGGTGAGCAGATCACCCAGACCCTGACCGTACAGCTGGGCCGGGTCGGGGCTTTTGAAAACTCGACCACCCAGTACAGCAGCGCCAGCAGCAACAAGGTGTTCCGTCAGAACGGGTATGCGATGGGGTATCTCGAGGATTTTCGTATTGACCAGAGCGGGCAGATTACCGGGGTGTACAGCAACGGTACCAATCGCGCTTTGGGACAGATTGCGCTGGCAAGTTTTGTGAACCCGGGCGGGCTGGAAAAGGTCGGTGAAACCAATTTTCGCACCACCATCAACTCGGGCGATCCGGATGTCGGGCCGGCGGGGACCATGGGCAAAGGGCAGTTTATCGCCGGTGCACTCGAGATGAGTAATGTCGATCTGTCGGAAGAGTTTACCGACATGATCGTGACCCAGCGTGGTTTCCAGGCCAACAGCAAAACGATTCAGACTACTGACCAGATGCTGCAGGAAGTCTTAACACTCAAGCGATAA